The segment TAGCCTTGCTCCCTCTGAGAATCTTTGCCTGCCTCTTAGCTGTTCTGTCCTGGAATGGTCTGACTCATCTCACACATGGCTTGTTCTGTTGTAGTTTGTGACATACACATATCAGATGTGACTCTAGTgaaattgtttttttcctcccagtTGCTTAAAGGAATTAAAACAAGTATATTGTAGTAATGAGAAACATATCCTATTATATAAAtatctataaatatatatatatatataaaatcaaattATATATATGTCGGATGTTTTAAGCCATTTGTGCTTCTATGTGGACTTTAGCAAATACTTACATAGGAATATATATATTCCACACCCACAAACCCAACGAATTAACCGAATCCTGACATGGAGTTTTTGAGCTGATTGTTAAATTCTCGGCTGTGTACAGTTGCGTTATTGTATTGCCCGACTTGTGGGTGAACCATCTCAGTGCTGGTAGTAGCTGTGATGCAGTTTGTGATCTACCTGTCACTCTTGCTTATTGGTTGAAATAAACTATAATTTCTGTATAATGATGGGCTCCACAAGTAGAATAAAACACACTCTCTGGGCGTGAACAGgctttgtttaattttaatttaacctttcatctcaaagagctttacaaactacacacacacagcatcacTCAGATGCTAccacctggggggtgggggggaaaggtgtGGCACCAAGCTACACAAAGAAAGTGTCAAGAACACTGAAGCAAGTCCTCTTCACAAGAAAATAAAGCAGAGGCATTCATTTAATGCCCAGGCATGCAGCGTACATTTTTAAGAACACCACACCCTGAACTGCCTGTTCTTAAAGTGGCCTCTGCCTAGTCCCACTTGTAAGATATAATGGCCTGGCGCGGAGCTGCAGAATTTTTCTAGTGAGCAGTGTCTGTTAGGGCCAGTTGTCCGATTCTGAGGGAGTGTCCCTAACTGCCTTTCAGTTCCTTTTTAATCATTGAAGGTGCAGTGGCCTTGATGCTGTCCtcattgttttccttttaatacTGCCCTTTGGGGCGCTTTTTTAACAGGTTAGATTAGCAGAGTGGACTGTTTCTTCAGTTTGAAGAATAAAGAAGAAATGGTACCATCCGGCACAGATATCCTGGATGACTTGCAGGAGCCTAACACACCTCTACTGATGCAGGCGGCTTCTTAGGCCCAGTCAGCTACATCTGGCACTGGGTAAGGCCAGCATGGACTGCAGACATCAACTAGCGCTTAAGTGGCATTGTGCCCCACTTAAGTGACATCCATTTCCCCAACTTTGTCTGGGTAAGCCCAGCACCAAGGTTCTGGTGCCAGCAGGCACCTGATGACAGGCCGTGCTGAGGTTCCCACTCTCCTCTGTTTCAATCTAATTTGGTGCCAAGATTCTGGCACTGTCAACATGGTGCTGAGGTCCCTGTGTCTCTTTAGGTCAGCACTGAGGTCCCAGATCTGATGATGTAGTGCCATGGGCCCAGGATTTTTCCAGGCTGATCTATTTGGTGCTGAAGTCCCAGCACCACAGATGTAGTGCTGCCGTCCCCAGCTCCTTCAAGGTCAACAGATTCAGTATTGAGGCCCCAGCCTGATTGATATGTCAaaatccccaaatccccactAAGGATTCTAGGTCCCCAGAATCAGCCTGTTCAGCACTTTGGTCCTTGCCCCATCAATGCCCAACTGAGGCCCGCAGGTTGGCTGAATTTTGTGTGGACATTCTGATACCATCAAGTGGATGTCAAGGTTCCCAAGTCCCTGTAGGTCAGTGCTCAacttgcggcccaatcagcacaagctgtggcccatgtgacatctgctaggccatacaggtagtatgtatattgtgtggatgcaacccacataacacagagatgtggcccacaatgctaaatagattgaaaaccactgctgtaggtTAATCTGACTCAGCACTGACATCCTGGCACCAATGTAATCCTTACAGATTAACCTAATTTATGATAAAACAAAGCATCACAATATGAATCTGTGACAAATCAGAGAACGTTGGTGACAATGATGGAGAATATACTGCTCCTTTAACAAATGGTATTTCAGAGACTGAACTATTGGACCCAGTTGTCCTGAGCAAATGTGAGGATTCACATAGTATTAATATGGGGCATCAAACCACTTTGTTAAGTGGTTTATCCAAGTTAATGATGCTGGATCTTGTCACCAAACTACGTTGGCTCAGATAGGTCCAGTGAGCTTGTTGCAACATGAACTGGATAAGAAACCACTCCAACTAAGGTCAACGCTAGTGCTGTTTATACCACGCACTGAGCCATTTTAATTCAAGGCTCATGCTCCAACTCAAAACACTTCAAAAGGCTATGATTGTCTGAAGACATGTAGGGTACAAACACTGGCATTGGAGCTACGCTTCTGAAGTCATGTTCAAAAGAGCTTTCATAGGGTGTGCTCCACTGTCATCTGCCAATACTGGATTACCCATGTGCAGGCTTGTTCTTTCTGTGTAAAATCAATTGCACATCAACATCCTCCGAGTTATCAgggaacaataaaaaaaaaaaaatcagtaaatgcATGTAGCCACTCTTGGAATCATACTGCCTTAGCTCTGAAGATCTGAGTTTTCATGAGATAGGGCCCTCTGGTGCCACTCCCATGATGTGTTTGTTCTGGAACCTATTCAGTTGTGGTACCAGCAAGACCCTGAATTTACATAATTAGTTTTGTACCTGAAGCAGATCACCTGCAATGCCCAATGCCTCAGAAGCGTTCTCATTATTTTAAACTTAGCTGAATAGTTCCTCAGATAGTGACAATGATCAAAGGGAAAATCTCTAAATCTGGGATTCCCTATCGAGATTAAGCACATCAAGTcctctgaattgtcagtgtgtaGTGCTATTCCCCAGTCACAGCACATGCAAATTACTACCTGTAAACATGACATTGGCATCGCTTTTCATAGAAGCTTCTATTAATCCAACTAATCACAAAATATCTATGAGACGCTGTtgaaagcagttaaaaaaaaatcctgctatcCTGACTTCATCTATatcagatatcagaacattcatgCCTGTAGTCAGACATTGGTCCACAGGCAGGTTCCTTAACAGTGTAACTGGGTGATACCTTTACTTAGACCATATTCTGTGGTCTCCATAAGACTGATTACAAAGGATCCACACTTTATTGATGATACTTGCTCCTGAACCACTTACATCTACGATCATTCAAGACACAGAAGTTGAAAATAACCCCCCTTCTCACCTTCCTGACCATCTATCGTAATAATTCCAGGTGATGGATTGGGACATTCACCTTGTTATCCAGACTTTTTAAAGATTGTGCTCTGAAGGATCCACATTAGGGTTCTGGAGTTGAAAGTTATTTATCCAGTCTCCAAGACTTTCTCCTTTGAGTAGATCAGATATTCATCTGCCAAAAGCACAGATGTCTTACTTAGATCTTGGTCTGGCATTACGTATTTGTGTAAATGAAGTATGACCAGACGAGGGCTCTTTAATCACCAAGGAGAACATCCCCCTTTGCCAGCTGTGCTAGCAAGGTCACTTCAGAGTCAAACATCACCCAATGTCTTTAACAAACTCCCTTTTTCTTAGACTGAAATCAGGAATTCCTCTGTGTTCCCTCAAAATCCATTGGTTCAGATCTGTTTGCAGGTCAGTTGAGAGAGAGTCAAAATGTTGTAACAGCCATAGGTCAGCTCTTGGCAGTTTGGTTCAAACATCCTACATCTGATGTTAGCACCACTTTCCAGATTACAGGATCTTTGTCTTCAGCTTGGGGTAGGATTCTCCACTTGATCCTGAATTGTCTCAGGTTGACACCCTGACTTTGGGATTGCTGATATgcttcccaacctgaagcaaatactgatcagcaactacacacaacaaaaacaccaacccaggaaccaaaccctgctacaaaccccagtgccaactccgtccacatatctattcaagggacaccatcataggacctaaccacatcagccagacCATTTGGAGTTCGTTCACCTACACATCTACTAATTTGagacatgccatcatgtgccagcaatgcctctctgccatgtacattggccaaaccgaacagtctctacacaaaggaataaatggacacaaatctgacatcaggaatcataacattgaaaaaccactaggagaacacttcaatctctctggtccactcaataacagacctaaaagtggcagtttctcaacaaaaaaccttcaaaaacagactccaacatgaagctgcacaactggaattaatttgcagactggataccatcagattaggcctgaataaagactgggagtggttgggtcattacaaaatctaatttccccaatactaatttcaccctactgttactcacaccttcttgtcagctatccataatgggccactctcttaccatttaaaaagttattcttcctcccttggtatcctgctgttaattgatttatctcattagacatACCTTGCACTTGGTGAAGCAACcgccatcctttcatgtatttatacctgctcctgtatttttcacttcatgcatctgatgaagtgggttctagcccacaaaagcttatgcccaaataaatgtgttagtctctaaggtgccacaaggactcctcattgtttctgaTTGACAATGTTTTTGGAAGTCTAATGGTTTCTCATTGAAAAGCAGGTTTTGACTAAACAACCTCCCCACCTTCCTCCTACCACTGCCATCTATCTAATAGACTTCAAAGTCTCTGTTCCTTTCTGAAGTAAAGGTTGATACAAATCATAGCGGAACAAGGTCCTAAACTCCCATTTTCTATAGCTGAAGGAATGGAAGCACAGAGGTTAAATAAGAAGggagtcagtggaagagctggcGCTTCCTATGATCAGAccagatctctctctgaaaggaaGAATTCACTATCAATTTTCCTAGCCAAATTTCAAGGTCATCTGAACAGAAAACATGCACAGTGCTTGCCTGAATAATTTTATTCAGAAAGAAAGAATTTATAACAGGATTAAATCCCCTCTGAAGCAGAACGCAAAAATTTCTTCAACAGTGTTTTCCTTCACATTCCTGGAATAGAACACCCAATAAATATTTACCCCTTTTATAACAACACACTGTATTAAATCACAacccttccccactgcagttagatCATTTCTTATAATACAGGTTATGAGCAATCCCAGCAGGCAAAAATGCTGCAAGGGACTGTATTTTTTCTTCAAGGAATATACAAAATGTTACACAGATACACTATGTACACAAACTCGTGCAAATAGGAGCTCATAGGCCCACCTTGATAGTGCCCTGCCTGATGCCTCCAGCAGTGCACTCTGCCCACAACACTGACAGTCAATACCAGGGCTATTCAAATGAAAGGACTTAAAAACAGTTTCTATCCTCCCCCGAAAGGCTAACTTTCAGCTGTTCAAATTTCAGAGGAGTGAATTGATTTTATTCCACAGAACCTCTTTCCCCACTAAAATAAACgtttaaattcatttaaaaaaatcccaaacatcaCATGCTTTTCACTGTGGAACAAACTGTTCCCTGTACCAGGTTAAAAAAAAGGCTcgatcaaaataaaaaaaaactgattaTAGAAAGGATCTGCAGAATTTTAACTAAGAAGTCATAAACCagcatagcctctgtttgccagagcgCCTCTGTTCCAAACAGAATGGTACTAATGGAAGTCAAGCATGTGCTTTTAAGTCATCAACCTGGAATTTGTCTTGCATTGCACAACTTTATATAAGTTAGGTCTccttaaaatacacacacacactccccagagAGTTCTCCTTCGAGACCTGTCACTGGGATTGCTGAACCCAGACAGCAGACAACAAGTTCTAGATTTTAAACCCATATGTACTTATCAGACACTGGTGTTATTCCTAGCAGATGATTGAGATGGTAACCCATGGTGGTTGAGCCCTGTACACACCATTTTTAGAGTGTCTTTCAGTGAGTTGCTCCATTCATCACAATCCATTTTCTTTGCTTCTAGATCAGGGAACCGATTCTTTCAGCACAAACATTCAACTCAAATGTGTGTCACCTTGTTTTCACCTCAGTCAGTTCTGCAATTTTGAAGCGTTTCCAGGTGAAGAGCTCCATCTCTTGCATGCGTGTCTGGAATTACCGGGAGCAGACTAAGGTCAGCCCAGGAGGTCCCTAATGCACTCAGTTAATGGAAGCCTTGTCCATGTGGAGATGTAGGGAGAAAAAGGAATCCAAGAGATGGGGAACTAGAATCTCAGAGTCCAGAAATTCAAAACAAAGCACGTTTATTAAGTGATTTGTTTTActtatttctctcccttttttatataaataaaactttCAGACAAACAAGGTGAAACATCATCCTTCAAAGTGCAGTTACATTTCCATCCCACCCTCAACCAACCACGTAAAGCTTATGCCAAGTAACCAAGCATCTGTCCCAAGAGGACTCAGAAGGCAACCGCTGGCCACTTCCCTCCTATCTAATGTGAATAAAAGTTTCTGTAGTGCTGCCTGGTCAGGCAAGAAGCCTGTGTCTTTTGGCTGTCTGGGACTAACAAGACTGGTTTCAGATACAGTGCAGGAGACAGGCTGTAGAGAAAAATGGGAGGTTTAAGATACATGGTGGGAAACACACAAATAATCACTCAGAATCCAACGAGTTTGTTGCCAGAATAAGTTACTTTAGGAGCCTTTTGGAAGGAGATGGGCAGATAGCAATCATGGTTTGTGCAACAGACACAAGCCAATCACTGCCGAGAAGCTGGCTgccagcagcagagtcctgtcaAGAGAGCTAGGAAATAAGTGTTCAAGTTACTCTGCCAGAGGTCATGAAGTCCCGCCACTTTCATGTGGGCCAGCAGAGGCAACACTACCGACTGCCTCACATGATTACTTCAAGTCAGAGGCTGTATTCAGAGTGCACCAAGTAACAGGAGAAGAGAGAACAAGGAGAGATGAGGAGGTCTGGTGCAATCCCTCTTTCCCCACGAAGAGGAAATCTGTCCAGACTGTCTGGACAGAGATACAGGGTGAGTTTAAGCAGTTTGGGTACTTAATAGGCTCACAGAAAATTGCTGCAAGCCAGGTTTCTCATGCCATTTAAATCACCATGATCTTGACCTCATCGTTCTCATCGGCACGATAGAAGAAAGGAATGCAGGGGTTTTCCAACAGGGACCCCACCCTCTCCTGTGGGTTCTGGATTTCTCTCAGAAGTTGCATGATTTGCTTAGCAGTGGGATCCTCTGGACTGGGCTCGGGGCCTTTGCTAAGGCTAGATACATGGGACTGAAGAACTGCAACCTCCTGTTCTGGCTCATCTGCTAAACTCACCTCTCGCAGTCCTGTGAAGAACAAAAAGACAAGGCAGGTTACTATTCCCATCCCAACACAAGTAGTCTGGTTCCCTGTTAGCCAGCAGGAGTTGCTGCTAGCACTTTGCTGCACAGGATATTGCTCACCTTCTCCATCGGCAGCATTCAGTTCAATGCGCCTCTCAACTGCAATGGCACTTCCACTTTCTTGACTTACTAGCATGTCTGGGTTCTGAGCAGCTGCCAAATACTTGCTGTACCATTCATTCCTCTCCCCAACCAGACGCATCACCAACTCCTGGAGCTCCAATAACTTCATCTGTAGCAAgttagcaaataaaacaaaacccatgAAACATACATGTCCTCCCTGTGGCCACAGACAGTACGTACGACTTGCTCTACCACACTGGCCCCCCTCGCCCAGACAGTTGGCCAGTATTTCCAGGTCAACCGCACTCAGTTGCAAGCACACTAGACCACACCCTGAATGGCAGGTGCCAAGTCTGCAGAGGGCAGTTTCCCCATCAGAATTCCAAGTTGCTTCTTACACTTGGTAGGTTTGCACCTCACTGGGCAGGTCACTCATCCTGACAGACACACATAGTCCTGGTTTCAGGCATTCTGGAAATGAGTTTGCTGTACTGTACATCACAAAACCAGCAGTGAATCTGGCACAAGGAGATAATCTCAGGAGAGAACAACAGCTGAACAGCAGCTAGTGCTACAGATCTGAATTCAGAAAACTGGCAGTTTTATGCAAAAGTTTGTATTGGTTATGTCCTTTTGATGCCTGCCACTCATCTGCTGAGATCAGCTTTCACACATACACATTCCGCTTGTGCTTCCTGGCCTCTTATCCAGGGTGCGAGTACTATTTCGATAGGACGGATCCCTTACCTTCATCTCTTCCTTATCCTGGGCCAGCCGGCTGATATACTCCTCTTTCTCCCGGTGCCGCTGTTTTAGGATAGCCCTCTGACTCTGGTACAATGCAATATACTCCCCTGGAACACAGCAGAAAAGCATAAGGCAGAGACAATGCACCGAGGGGTTACAATATTATAAAGCTCTCTCTGCTTGAACTTTACATCAGTGGGTAAATGAACTATGGGGCTTTAGAATCCAGTTGGTAGCCAATCTGGACACCAGACTGGAAGTCTCTTACCCAGCAGGGTAATTTTAGGGCACCTGGAGGCCTGGCAGTAGAAATCCAGTTGGTGGCTGAACAGTCAGGCTCCATTAGCAGTTAGACAGGCACCCACAGTTTCAGCTCACTGAGAAACACCACCCTGGGCACTCTGAAGAGGTTGTCTAGCTTGCTTTCATGCTGGTTAATCTTACCAATTGTGTCTGTTTCACCAGACAGCTGTATGCAGCGATGCTCCAGCTCTTCCACTCGGTCCTTCAGGTCAGCCTTCTCATGCATCAGGTCTGTGAAGCGGGACTGAACACATAACCAGCATCAGCCTTCTGAACAACTACACTTGTATAGAGAACACATAAAGGACAATCCCCCGACTGAGCACCTTTCAGGTCAGCGTGAGCTTAGGAAAAAATACTGTTCTTTCCTCCCAACTTGTCTCCTGTGGCAGAGCCTGGCTGATTTGCTGGATAAAGGAGAAGGAAACATAGCTAGAGAGAGTGACACCACAGGGATAAGGAATCCTTTAAACTTCTCCCCACCATAACAGCACAGCTTCCCAGGCACTGAAAGCTTCAAGATTGCTAAGCCTCTAGCAGCAGTTTCTCACTTTTCTGCACTGGGGAGACTGGTATTGAGCATGCCCCACCACTATGTTGTCAAAAAAAGTTCAAGGACCAATGCCAGCCCGCTACACCCATTTCCTTTGAGTTTAAACTATTGCAGGCCATGCTGAGCATCCCAAAGGCTAGATGCAGAAGTGATAAGCCATTCACAGGAAACCCAGGAAAGGAGGCAATTGTGTCACAGAAACCAGACTTGCTATTTATTCCCTTGCGACATAGTCTTGGTCTGCTATACCGTGGGGCCGGATGCCAGgctccagagcccagctgggtGTTCAGTTTCTCACCTGTAGTTTCTCCATGGCAGTTTTTAAAGCCTCATGAACCTCCACTGGGACAGTGTCTGTGGTGTAACCTGGAAAGGACATGTAGATTCAGTGTGTACGGTTTGTGGAAGAGCAATAAAACTGCAAGTCTGATTGATACTGGGAGACGCAAATGCATGCACTTGCACACACACCCACTCCATGTGGCCCTTTCTGGTGCACTCCCCCTCCCATACAAACAGTGCAGAGCTTTACCTCCACCCGATGTGACATTATGTTGCTGCTCCTGCCTCAGAGCTGCGATTTGCTGCAGGAGACCTCTACATTGTCGTttctgctccgccagctgctgTCTCATCTCTTCTCGTTCTTTCTCCACTTGGGACATGGCAGATGTCAAGAAAGTGACCTAAAAGGCAATTTCAGATGAAAAGCACTGAAGTGTTTTTCATCTATGGAGGTCTACTATCCAATCAACTCCCagtatccctgtgaggtaggtaaggattattcctattttacagatgggtgagTCAGCTACAGTGAGTCAGCATTCTAGCTGGGATCAGAATTTGAGGGGACTTATTCCTAGTCCTCTGCATTAGACCttgcccagggccctgtgtattccacaattctgcagctgcagagcttACTGTGGAATTGATTGCTTACTGCAGAACGGGGACACAAagcctcagctttcattttaaagagtTATGATCTTGGCCCTCCCAGCTGTGAAGATCAAATCTGAAAAATGTAATGAGAGTAAACTGAAACAGGAAACAGCCCAAGATGTCTGACCTGTCCAATTCCCCTCAGTGGGTTAAATCTGAACCTCAAGATGACATGTGTACACTTTATAAATAAGTACCTATTTTCACTAATGATCATTCTAGCAAAAATAGCCAGAAGATGCATCAATCCAATCCCAACCTGCCTCCCAAGCTAAGGGGTATAGGATCAGACTAAGACAGGAGCTACTGAGCCGATTGGGTTATtttcatatattattttttacCCTCCATTTTTCATTTAATGGAAGCTGCCAATAGATTCCGGTCTGCCACACCAGACTGCTGCAGAATCCTGGGTGCCTGCTGCAGTGCACATGGGGCTTTGACTATGCCTCTTACTCTGTGTGTGCGCATGCTCATTGCATGGGCAGATAGCAATCATATGCACACAGCATCCCTGCTAGGGGAGTGTGACCTGCCCCACTTTAAAAGTACTTATGCATAATTGGAAGAAAGAAGCTTTGCTGCATACTATGGACTCACCATTTCTTCATGGCTTTCAAAATCCTCTGGGATCACGAGTGAAGATTTCACAGTTTCTTCTACCATCTTTTCATTCTCCACTCCATCTCCTATGAGACAAAGGAAATATACAAAGGAGCTGTAACACTAAGTAGTCTAGGTGGAAGCTTGGGCTGGGCTAAAGACAAGACTGCTGTTACCTTCCACTCGGTGCAACATTCTATCATCCAACTCTGCTGCAAACTGACTGATCTGGGCCTGCAGCTCTCTGTTTTCTTTGGCTACAGCTGCCAGGCTTTCCTGTAAGAGAAGCAGGAAATCACTGGAGGGGCTGGATGGCTCCCACACACTTGAGACCTGCACCAGCTAAACTAGATTCCTAATATTTTCACCAGCAATAGAGAAATGGTATGTTTTGACCACAAGCCATTATCCTATCTGTAATGCAGGAAGCCCCGGCacccacacagggtaatgcagaaaGTACAACATATAGATAGAGTCCTGCCTACCATCCTTCAGCACCTGCCTATCCCCATTACCTTGGTCTGCTGCAGCTCCTTCAGGTGCAACTCCGCCGTCACTTTGCCTTGCACTTCTTCATGCTGCAGACGGTCCATGAGCTGTGTCTGAAGCAAGTGCTGTTTATGCAGCTCCTCCTTCTCGTTGGCCAGATGCTGGTACGCCACAGTATACTGTTGCAAGTGGCCATAGTACTGATCCCGCTGCTCCTGAAGGCTCTGGGCCTCCTGCGTTTTCAGTTCCACCTGACAAACAGAATAAGATCAACCCATCACTGAAAGCTCCAACTCTACATACACAGCTGAAGACTATCCCTAAGGTGGTACGTTCCCCTGCATATCCTCATCTTCACAGGGCATAAATCACACAGCACCACGCTCCTTTTCAGCATGGGAAACAAGGCAGCTTCTGACTCTCCTGTAGACTGTGGCAGTTGGCACCAGATCTTTTATTACTCCAGTTAGAAGACAACTGTCAGTATCACCCCTTGAATGAGCCAGAAGCGGGTGCTTCACCCTACTAAACTCTGACTGGCACAAAATGCCAGACATCCGCAGTAGGGTGCAGACAAGGTACATGGTGAAGACTGGCTCCCAGATTGTTCATTTTCACAGCAATTTCCATCTTTACATCAAAGCCTATCCTATTTCAGAACCTGGTACGTTATCACCCTGCTGCTGTACCGCAGTGCATTACCGTCTCTGTGAGCTCAGCCAGCTTCTCCTGTAGCTGCCCAATCTTCTTGGCCAATTCCTTCTTCACATGCAGCTCCGACTGCAGGGCACTTGTCACCTCCATGTTCTCATTTGTCTGAAATGATGCAGAGCCACCATATCAGAAAACTGCCCTAAATCAAGCACCATAAAtgtacatagcacttttcaaacCAAGTCAACAGGCCGTACTCAGTGCTAGCATAACATGGTGCAATTCCTCTTGAAATGGATGGGTATTGCAATCCTGGCGTGTAAATAGCTGCGTTTggcccaaagtccctgcccttaACTGTCATTCTAATTCAGACAGAGGAACACAAAACAGGGATAAGAGCTCGAGCAAGACAGCGAGGGGACAATAGCATAAGGATCAAAACAGGGAAGGTGCCAGAGAAAAGGGTTTTGGCACACAGCACAGCCTCGGCATAAAAAAAAGAAGAGGCAGAGTGAAGAGGGTGAGGAGACAAAAGGAGGAGATCAGAGAGGACTGAAGAGAGCAGGTAGCTAGAGGGAATGCAAGGACAAGAGGGCAAAGACACAGGGAGCAAGACTGCACAGAGCCCTGAAGAGGACGCTGGGGAGCTTTATGCTGCAATGGAAGGCACGAAGCCAGCAACAGGAtgcaggggcaggaggaataatACTGACAGCAGTGAAAGAGGCAAAAGAAGTTGGGAAGAACCTCCTCATGGGTGACAGGCATTCAAATATGGGGACAGACAACAGGGCCCTCAAGGACAAAGAGCCAGGAGAAATGCCCAGGGCAGAGAAAAGCAGTCAAGTTGAGGGTGGAGGACAcaagggaaggaaagaagaaaacccCGTTGAGACAAGCAGAGATATAGGGTGATCCCACAGCAGCTCATTAGGGAGTTGGAGAGACTGCACAGTTCCACCACACCGAGGTCTAATGCTAGAGCTGTCACAATCAAAGCACCAGCGGGCAAGGCCAGGACAATGCTTCTGCCCAGAGGTTAGCGTCGCCGTTCATGCTGCACTATGACTGTACCCTGGAGTTCAAAGGGCTGCATGCCCGGGAAAGACCTACCAGTTTGACAAAGCCATTCTGCAGCTCAGCCAGCTGCTCCTTCAGCTCCCGGTTTTGGCTGAGAGCCCGGCTGATGGTGGCCTTGTCGCTCTGCATGTTTTCCAGGATCTGCTGTCTGTCCACAGACTCCTCGCTATAGCGCTGCACAGTCTTCTCGAGCTCCTGCAGCCGCTCCTCCTGCTCCTGGTTGAGGTGGCTCAGCTGCTCGTTATCCCGCACCTGGGCCTGGTACTGCCCATGAAGTTCCTCCTTCTCTTGTTGCAGCTGCTGGACCTCTTGTTGCAGGCTCAGCTCAGCTTCCGTTGGCCCTTCTGACAGGGCAGGCTCACTGTCATTAGGCTTAGCTGCTGAGAAAATGGAGTTACAATCAGCTGGGTTGGAGGGCTGCACCACTCACAATAGGTTAGAGGTACAGAACCCTTTAATGTGAATAGGCCTTTCCTCAGCCAACACAACAATCAACCCCTCTATCTAAGGGCGTGTCACTGACAGCactatccaaccctccctctgGGAGCAGATGGTTCCTAGGAAGAGACAAATGAGAGGAGAAAGAAGACAGCTTG is part of the Gopherus flavomarginatus isolate rGopFla2 chromosome 17, rGopFla2.mat.asm, whole genome shotgun sequence genome and harbors:
- the GOLGA2 gene encoding golgin subfamily A member 2 isoform X3 — protein: MADGSRQIKLAAAKKKLKEYQQKNSPGATASAKKKRKSKDGSRPETPTNDDRKSPENIQNILKVLVSDLNRSNGVAIPSLDKRKAYFDSDVSAHNAEQLAADVPVLSNSNSLPSCGSVMPGPGSIPLSQIQDADDPKNALDENRSLSSTESLRQLSEQLNGLVSQSTSYVNGDSAVSSTNMKEMEKLQNQEAMNQLEKEKKGFEQKFAKEQGALREQLQVHIQTIGILVSEKSELQTALAHTQQAARQKSGEAEDLAARLQSSRQRVSELERTLSSISTQQKQLEKHNREVVKERDSLKLDLYKQSKGSEELKQQNSELSEKLHSLVSENSAMKLDLEDLHKKLEMAELMIQQFSSQSGILDANQQLQLALEERANLETQITQLSESLRQLQVERDQYVEKLKEEGSIWQQRVQQLSEQVHTLMEEKEKNVSQIQELEASVAEMLSRSAAKPNDSEPALSEGPTEAELSLQQEVQQLQQEKEELHGQYQAQVRDNEQLSHLNQEQEERLQELEKTVQRYSEESVDRQQILENMQSDKATISRALSQNRELKEQLAELQNGFVKLTNENMEVTSALQSELHVKKELAKKIGQLQEKLAELTETVELKTQEAQSLQEQRDQYYGHLQQYTVAYQHLANEKEELHKQHLLQTQLMDRLQHEEVQGKVTAELHLKELQQTKESLAAVAKENRELQAQISQFAAELDDRMLHRVEGDGVENEKMVEETVKSSLVIPEDFESHEEMVTFLTSAMSQVEKEREEMRQQLAEQKRQCRGLLQQIAALRQEQQHNVTSGGGYTTDTVPVEVHEALKTAMEKLQSRFTDLMHEKADLKDRVEELEHRCIQLSGETDTIGEYIALYQSQRAILKQRHREKEEYISRLAQDKEEMKMKLLELQELVMRLVGERNEWYSKYLAAAQNPDMLVSQESGSAIAVERRIELNAADGEGLREVSLADEPEQEVAVLQSHVSSLSKGPEPSPEDPTAKQIMQLLREIQNPQERVGSLLENPCIPFFYRADENDEVKIMVI
- the GOLGA2 gene encoding golgin subfamily A member 2 isoform X2, which gives rise to MADGSRQIKLAAAKKKLKEYQQKNSPGATASAKKKRKSKDGSRPETPTNDDRKSPENIQNILKVLVSDLNRSNGVAIPSLDKRKAYFDSDVSAHNAEQLAADVPVLSNSNSLPSCGSVMPGPGSIPLSQIQDADDPKNALDENRSLSSTESLRQLSEQLNGLVSQSTSYVNGDSAVSSTNMKEMETRYQELAVALDSSNLTNKQLSTKLEELKLQNQEAMNQLEKEKKGFEQKFAKEQGALREQLQVHIQTIGILVSEKSELQTALAHTQQAARQKSGEAEDLAARLQSSRQRVSELERTLSSISTQQKQLEKHNREVVKERDSLKLDLYKQSKGSEELKQQNSELSEKLHSLVSENSAMKLDLEDLHKKLEMAELMIQQFSSQSGILDANQQLQLALEERANLETQITQLSESLRQLQVERDQYVEKLKEEGSIWQQRVQQLSEQVHTLMEEKEKNVSQIQELEASVAEMLSRSAKPNDSEPALSEGPTEAELSLQQEVQQLQQEKEELHGQYQAQVRDNEQLSHLNQEQEERLQELEKTVQRYSEESVDRQQILENMQSDKATISRALSQNRELKEQLAELQNGFVKLTNENMEVTSALQSELHVKKELAKKIGQLQEKLAELTETVELKTQEAQSLQEQRDQYYGHLQQYTVAYQHLANEKEELHKQHLLQTQLMDRLQHEEVQGKVTAELHLKELQQTKESLAAVAKENRELQAQISQFAAELDDRMLHRVEGDGVENEKMVEETVKSSLVIPEDFESHEEMVTFLTSAMSQVEKEREEMRQQLAEQKRQCRGLLQQIAALRQEQQHNVTSGGGYTTDTVPVEVHEALKTAMEKLQSRFTDLMHEKADLKDRVEELEHRCIQLSGETDTIGEYIALYQSQRAILKQRHREKEEYISRLAQDKEEMKMKLLELQELVMRLVGERNEWYSKYLAAAQNPDMLVSQESGSAIAVERRIELNAADGEGLREVSLADEPEQEVAVLQSHVSSLSKGPEPSPEDPTAKQIMQLLREIQNPQERVGSLLENPCIPFFYRADENDEVKIMVI